A section of the Chryseobacterium scophthalmum genome encodes:
- a CDS encoding Crp/Fnr family transcriptional regulator yields MYRKTIVKKFGFLGKDFLHEFEYNVLIKNVGAKDEIMREGQRNRFVPILSKGSLKVFSLNDGNEFIHYYVKPCESCSMTFSSIFSNYISSVYSVAVKDSQLILIPVEKLHQWLLKYPEINKVFYLEYKNRLSDIVSKVNNAMYYKLDKRILNFIKDQVQVNHGNPLRITHQEIANNLGTSREVVSRILKNLENDGDILKTKNGILYFEKNNDW; encoded by the coding sequence ATGTACAGAAAAACTATTGTAAAAAAGTTTGGCTTTCTTGGAAAAGATTTTCTCCATGAGTTTGAATATAATGTTCTCATAAAAAACGTAGGTGCAAAAGACGAAATTATGAGAGAAGGCCAAAGAAACAGGTTTGTTCCTATTTTATCTAAAGGATCTCTAAAAGTATTTTCGCTGAATGATGGAAACGAATTTATACATTACTATGTAAAGCCGTGCGAAAGTTGCTCTATGACGTTTTCATCTATTTTCAGCAATTATATAAGCAGTGTTTATTCTGTAGCTGTAAAAGATTCTCAGCTTATATTGATCCCTGTAGAAAAATTACATCAATGGCTTCTGAAATATCCTGAAATCAACAAAGTCTTTTATCTGGAATACAAAAACAGGCTTTCGGATATTGTATCTAAAGTAAATAATGCGATGTATTATAAGCTTGATAAAAGAATTCTAAACTTCATTAAAGACCAGGTACAGGTTAATCACGGAAACCCTTTAAGAATCACCCATCAAGAAATCGCCAATAATCTAGGTACTTCCCGAGAAGTAGTGAGCCGCATTTTGAAAAATCTTGAAAACGACGGCGATATTCTTAAAACCAAAAACGGTATTTTGTATTTCGAAAAAAATAACGATTGGTAA
- a CDS encoding dihydroorotase, giving the protein MKILIKNAQIVNEGKIIKSDILIENDLISKIDSQISEDADQIIDAEGKYLLPGVIDDQVHFREPGLTHKGDIESESRSAVAGGTTSFIEQPNTVPNAVTQELLADKYEIASQKAYANYGFMMGGTNDNLEEVLKTNPRNVPGIKLFLGSSTGNMLVDNPETLENIFSNTKMLIAVHCEDEATIRANTQKYLDEYGEDIPVKFHHLIRSEEACYKSSSKAVELAKKTGARLHVFHLSTAKEMELFRNDIPLKDKKITAEVCVHHLTFTNEDYDTKGGLIKWNPAVKTQNDKDALWEALLDDRIDVIATDHAPHTWEEKQNVYTKCPSGAPLVQHSLVVMLENYKNGKISLERIVEKMAHNPAILFRIEKRGFVKVGYKADLVLVDLNEKWTVEKENILYKCGWSPLEGMSFQSKVTHTFVNGNLVYENGKVNEEKFGERLLFEVEE; this is encoded by the coding sequence ATGAAAATTCTTATAAAAAATGCTCAAATCGTCAACGAAGGAAAAATTATTAAAAGTGATATTCTGATTGAAAACGATTTGATTTCTAAAATTGATTCTCAAATTTCTGAAGATGCAGACCAGATTATCGATGCTGAAGGAAAATATCTTTTGCCTGGAGTTATTGATGATCAAGTTCATTTTCGTGAACCGGGTTTAACGCACAAAGGCGATATCGAATCTGAATCTCGTTCTGCAGTTGCAGGAGGAACTACAAGTTTTATCGAGCAACCCAACACTGTTCCGAATGCGGTTACGCAGGAATTGTTAGCGGATAAATATGAAATTGCTTCTCAAAAAGCTTACGCCAATTACGGTTTCATGATGGGAGGAACGAATGATAATTTGGAAGAAGTTTTGAAAACAAACCCAAGAAATGTTCCTGGAATTAAATTGTTTTTAGGTTCTTCCACAGGAAATATGTTGGTAGATAATCCTGAAACTTTAGAAAATATTTTCAGCAATACAAAGATGCTGATTGCGGTTCATTGTGAAGATGAAGCTACAATTAGAGCCAATACTCAAAAATATCTGGATGAATATGGTGAAGATATTCCTGTGAAATTCCATCATTTAATCAGAAGCGAAGAAGCTTGTTATAAATCTTCATCAAAAGCAGTTGAGTTGGCAAAAAAAACAGGAGCAAGGCTTCACGTTTTTCACCTTTCCACGGCTAAAGAAATGGAACTTTTCAGAAATGATATTCCTTTAAAAGATAAAAAAATCACAGCGGAAGTTTGTGTTCACCATTTAACATTTACGAATGAAGATTACGATACAAAAGGTGGATTGATCAAATGGAATCCTGCAGTAAAAACTCAAAATGATAAGGATGCACTTTGGGAAGCTTTGTTGGATGACAGAATTGATGTGATTGCAACCGATCATGCGCCTCACACTTGGGAAGAAAAACAGAATGTATATACAAAATGTCCTTCTGGAGCACCTTTGGTTCAGCATTCTTTGGTTGTCATGTTAGAAAATTATAAAAACGGAAAGATTTCTTTGGAGAGAATTGTTGAAAAAATGGCTCACAATCCTGCGATCTTGTTTAGAATAGAAAAAAGAGGTTTCGTTAAAGTAGGTTACAAGGCTGATTTAGTTTTGGTTGATTTAAATGAAAAATGGACAGTTGAAAAAGAAAATATTCTTTACAAATGCGGTTGGAGTCCATTGGAAGGGATGAGTTTCCAATCTAAAGTGACGCACACTTTTGTTAATGGAAATCTAGTTTACGAAAATGGTAAAGTCAACGAAGAAAAATTCGGAGAGCGTTTGCTTTTTGAAGTTGAAGAATAA
- a CDS encoding winged helix-turn-helix transcriptional regulator — translation MENPIESEEIVCRGRCGESLSAVEDAIYVIGGKWKLKIIIVLQELGNVRFNDLQRTIGGISARVLSNELKDLELNGFVKRVVHSEKTPVVVEYISTDYSRTLKTVIMSLSDWGRNHKKNIREDSFAQS, via the coding sequence ATGGAAAACCCTATCGAAAGTGAAGAAATTGTTTGCAGAGGAAGATGTGGTGAAAGTCTCTCGGCTGTTGAAGATGCCATTTATGTCATTGGAGGAAAATGGAAACTGAAAATCATTATTGTTTTACAGGAATTGGGAAATGTTCGTTTCAATGATCTGCAAAGAACAATTGGCGGGATTTCCGCAAGAGTACTTTCCAATGAATTGAAAGATTTGGAACTCAACGGTTTTGTAAAAAGAGTAGTGCATAGCGAGAAAACGCCGGTTGTTGTAGAATATATTTCCACCGATTACAGCAGAACGCTGAAAACTGTCATTATGTCGCTTTCTGACTGGGGAAGAAATCACAAAAAAAATATTAGAGAAGATTCTTTTGCTCAATCTTAA
- a CDS encoding sugar phosphate nucleotidyltransferase has protein sequence MKIIVPMAGKGSRLRPHTLTVPKPLIPIAGKPIVQRLVEDIAKVAGEKIEEVAFIIGDFGTEVEESLLKIAEKLGAKGTIYHQLEPLGTAHSIKCAEESMQGNVVIAYADTLFRADFTLDTNSDGVIWVKKVDDPSAFGVVKLDDYGFITDFIEKPQTFVSDLAIIGIYYFNSAEKLMAEINHIMDNNIKVSGEYQLTTALENLRQAGAKFSLGKVDDWMDCGNKNATVETNGKILEYEKDEFTAYPESANIQNSLIIQPCYIGEGVEISNSKIGPYVSLGKGTKVINSNIDNSLIQEKTVIDHGNLSNSMIGSSAHYFGVAREISLGDFSVLDFLSK, from the coding sequence ATGAAAATTATTGTTCCAATGGCTGGAAAGGGCTCAAGATTGAGACCACATACTTTAACCGTTCCAAAACCATTGATCCCGATTGCAGGAAAACCAATCGTACAGAGATTAGTAGAAGATATTGCTAAAGTGGCAGGTGAAAAAATTGAAGAGGTAGCGTTTATTATCGGAGATTTTGGAACTGAAGTAGAAGAATCATTACTTAAAATAGCAGAAAAACTTGGCGCAAAAGGAACCATTTATCATCAGCTTGAGCCTCTTGGGACAGCACATTCGATAAAGTGTGCTGAAGAATCTATGCAGGGAAATGTTGTGATTGCTTATGCAGATACTCTTTTCAGAGCAGATTTTACTTTAGATACAAATTCTGATGGCGTAATCTGGGTGAAAAAAGTAGACGATCCTTCTGCTTTTGGTGTTGTAAAACTGGATGATTATGGTTTTATCACAGATTTCATCGAAAAACCTCAGACTTTTGTTTCAGATTTGGCGATCATTGGTATTTATTACTTTAATTCAGCTGAAAAATTGATGGCTGAAATTAACCATATCATGGATAATAATATTAAAGTAAGCGGAGAATATCAATTAACAACCGCTTTAGAGAATCTTCGTCAAGCCGGTGCTAAATTTTCTTTAGGAAAAGTTGACGACTGGATGGATTGTGGAAACAAAAACGCGACTGTAGAAACCAATGGTAAGATTTTAGAATATGAAAAAGATGAGTTTACAGCTTATCCTGAATCTGCTAATATTCAGAATTCTTTAATTATTCAGCCTTGCTATATCGGTGAAGGAGTTGAAATTTCAAACTCAAAAATTGGTCCTTACGTTTCATTAGGTAAAGGAACAAAAGTAATCAACTCTAATATTGACAACTCGCTGATTCAGGAGAAAACAGTGATTGATCATGGAAATCTTTCCAACTCAATGATCGGAAGCTCGGCTCATTATTTTGGAGTAGCCAGAGAAATTTCTTTAGGTGATTTTTCAGTTTTAGATTTTTTATCAAAATAA
- a CDS encoding twin-arginine translocase TatA/TatE family subunit, with protein sequence MYTLTILALSWQHILIVAIILLLLFGGKKIPELMRGMGSGIKEFKDAIKEEDKPEAKTTENNPSNNNSNSN encoded by the coding sequence ATGTATACATTAACAATACTCGCCTTATCTTGGCAGCACATCCTTATCGTTGCCATCATTCTTTTATTACTTTTTGGAGGTAAAAAAATCCCTGAATTAATGAGGGGTATGGGTTCTGGAATTAAAGAATTTAAAGACGCTATTAAAGAAGAAGACAAGCCGGAAGCAAAAACTACGGAGAATAATCCTTCAAACAATAATTCAAACAGCAACTAA
- a CDS encoding lipopolysaccharide biosynthesis protein, which translates to MYKKLFGQTAVYGLSSVLVRIFPFLIAPIVTKAFGPSASSPFVDWYSIAGVITVFLTHGMETSFFRFAQEGDIDKKTLVSTCALSILGTGFIYLILGYVFRQDLANAFETPDQVNYLVIFLFMLSIDAFATIPSAILRLEGKPIQYMLSKVIGALAYYFLVVFFIKWLPNYPNGILGIKYNPEFGVGYVFIANLVQSIITLLIVGKEFVNFSFKKFDFKLWKRIMNYSWPVMIAGLAGIINQTLDRQFLKFWLPKEEAKHQIGVYGAVYKIATFITVFRQAYQLGIEPYFFSSFKDKNNHKTYAVLMDIFVICNCLIYMGLMVNLQWIAEKYLGNPLYYEGIEIIPFVMLGALFLGIYLNLSIWYKLSDQTRVGLYISLIGAAITIFINFTFIPTYGYWASAFAALITYTSMMIISYLWGKSQYPIHYNTSKIAIYLSLSIGISMISFYYFRHNYLIGNGLFLFFIAFLAYNERTMINKILRRA; encoded by the coding sequence TTGTATAAGAAACTATTTGGACAAACCGCTGTTTACGGGCTCAGTTCTGTATTGGTAAGAATCTTCCCTTTTCTTATTGCACCCATCGTAACAAAAGCTTTCGGACCTTCTGCTTCGTCACCTTTTGTTGATTGGTATTCTATTGCCGGAGTAATTACCGTTTTTCTGACTCACGGGATGGAAACTTCATTTTTCCGTTTTGCTCAGGAAGGCGACATTGATAAGAAAACTTTGGTTTCTACCTGTGCTCTAAGTATTTTAGGAACAGGCTTTATTTATTTAATTTTAGGATATGTTTTCAGGCAGGATCTTGCTAATGCTTTTGAAACTCCGGATCAGGTAAATTATCTGGTAATTTTTCTTTTTATGCTCTCGATTGATGCATTTGCAACAATACCTTCTGCAATTTTAAGATTAGAAGGAAAGCCTATTCAATATATGCTTTCAAAAGTAATTGGAGCTTTAGCGTATTACTTTTTAGTTGTATTTTTCATTAAATGGCTCCCTAATTATCCTAATGGTATTTTAGGAATTAAATACAATCCTGAATTTGGTGTTGGATACGTTTTTATTGCCAATCTGGTTCAAAGTATTATCACTTTATTGATTGTTGGAAAAGAATTTGTGAATTTTAGCTTTAAAAAATTCGACTTCAAGCTTTGGAAAAGAATTATGAATTATTCTTGGCCTGTAATGATTGCTGGATTAGCTGGAATTATCAATCAGACTTTAGACCGACAGTTTTTAAAATTTTGGCTTCCAAAAGAAGAAGCAAAACATCAGATCGGAGTTTATGGAGCCGTTTATAAAATTGCAACTTTCATAACGGTTTTTAGGCAGGCTTACCAATTAGGAATTGAACCTTATTTTTTTTCCAGCTTTAAAGATAAAAACAATCATAAAACCTATGCCGTTTTAATGGATATTTTTGTGATTTGCAACTGCTTAATTTACATGGGATTGATGGTAAATCTTCAATGGATTGCTGAAAAATATTTGGGAAATCCACTTTATTATGAGGGAATTGAGATCATTCCATTTGTAATGTTAGGTGCATTATTTTTAGGAATTTATTTAAATTTATCGATCTGGTATAAACTTTCAGATCAAACAAGAGTTGGGCTGTATATTTCTTTAATCGGAGCTGCAATTACCATTTTTATCAACTTTACATTTATTCCTACCTACGGATATTGGGCAAGTGCTTTTGCAGCATTAATCACATATACAAGTATGATGATTATTTCCTACCTTTGGGGGAAATCACAATACCCCATTCATTATAATACATCCAAAATAGCAATTTATCTCTCGTTATCTATTGGTATTTCGATGATATCCTTTTATTATTTCCGGCACAATTATTTAATTGGAAACGGATTGTTTCTTTTCTTTATTGCATTTTTAGCATACAACGAAAGAACAATGATTAATAAAATTCTAAGAAGGGCTTAA
- a CDS encoding murein hydrolase activator EnvC family protein, whose translation MIKKISFLIGILLFGLQYGQQTKEQLQKQNADLKKQISQINSDLAKTRNESKLSISYLNNVNKKLALREKVYNNTQKEKRFIEDEIYLRQLEINRQNRELAVLRKNYAQVLVNAYKNKGVQNKVTFILSSKSLGEALRRVQYLKQYSDYQDKKAAEITTAAVALKKSVEQKKRSANEKENLLVNQKKDLTTISVERTQKEQLVTDFKKNETKLTADLRQKQSQSKALEGQIRAIIAEEIRIAKAEEESRRKAEAEKIRLAKIAADREKARIEAEAKARAEALEKERKLAEAEAKKAADLVAKREEEERKRNEEAARSEASAKDEARKIAAKKASEEATLRAKEATAKLNAAKAAEEALEKKKESDKKAAETKAMTNYGVSAPAAGSNFVSNKGRISMPAQGTITHRFGRQQHPVFKSIWEENNGIKISVAKGTSARAVFPGVVSQVIPSADGTRTVMIKHGDYFTIYSNLSSTTVSKNQQVSAGTVVGAVAQDFDGTYTLDFQIWNGNNAVDPLGWVSY comes from the coding sequence ATGATTAAAAAAATTAGCTTTTTAATAGGCATTTTGCTGTTCGGTTTACAATATGGTCAACAAACCAAAGAACAATTGCAAAAGCAAAATGCTGATCTAAAAAAACAGATATCTCAGATAAATTCAGATTTGGCAAAAACAAGAAACGAATCTAAATTGTCTATCTCATATTTGAATAACGTTAATAAAAAATTAGCGCTTAGAGAAAAGGTTTATAACAATACGCAAAAAGAAAAAAGATTTATTGAAGACGAAATATATCTTCGTCAGCTTGAAATCAACAGGCAAAACCGAGAGCTTGCTGTTTTAAGAAAAAATTACGCTCAAGTTTTGGTAAATGCTTACAAAAACAAAGGAGTACAAAATAAAGTAACTTTTATACTTTCATCAAAAAGTTTGGGGGAAGCATTACGAAGAGTACAATATTTAAAGCAATATTCAGATTATCAGGATAAAAAAGCTGCTGAAATAACAACAGCTGCCGTTGCGCTTAAAAAATCTGTTGAACAGAAAAAGAGATCGGCGAACGAAAAAGAAAATCTCTTAGTTAATCAGAAAAAAGATTTAACAACTATCAGTGTTGAGCGTACTCAGAAAGAACAGTTGGTAACAGATTTCAAGAAAAATGAAACAAAACTTACCGCTGATCTTAGACAAAAACAATCTCAGTCTAAAGCTTTAGAAGGGCAAATAAGAGCCATTATTGCTGAAGAAATAAGAATTGCAAAAGCTGAAGAAGAAAGCAGAAGAAAAGCAGAGGCGGAAAAAATTCGTTTAGCAAAAATCGCTGCAGACAGAGAAAAAGCAAGAATTGAAGCAGAAGCAAAAGCTCGTGCTGAAGCTTTGGAAAAAGAAAGAAAATTAGCTGAAGCTGAAGCTAAAAAAGCTGCAGATTTAGTTGCTAAAAGAGAAGAAGAAGAAAGAAAAAGAAATGAAGAAGCAGCAAGAAGCGAGGCCAGTGCAAAAGATGAAGCCCGAAAAATTGCCGCTAAAAAAGCATCTGAAGAAGCTACATTGCGAGCTAAAGAAGCCACAGCAAAATTAAATGCTGCAAAAGCTGCAGAAGAAGCTTTAGAAAAGAAAAAAGAAAGCGATAAAAAAGCGGCTGAAACAAAAGCAATGACCAATTATGGTGTATCTGCTCCAGCTGCAGGAAGCAATTTTGTTTCAAACAAAGGTAGAATTTCTATGCCTGCGCAAGGAACAATCACTCATAGATTCGGAAGACAGCAACACCCGGTCTTCAAATCGATTTGGGAAGAAAATAACGGTATTAAAATATCCGTAGCAAAAGGAACTTCTGCAAGAGCAGTTTTCCCTGGAGTAGTATCTCAGGTAATTCCTTCGGCAGACGGTACAAGAACGGTAATGATAAAACATGGTGATTATTTTACCATTTACTCAAATCTCAGCAGCACAACGGTTTCTAAGAACCAACAGGTTTCTGCAGGAACAGTGGTAGGAGCAGTTGCTCAGGATTTTGATGGCACTTATACGCTTGATTTCCAGATATGGAATGGAAATAATGCAGTTGACCCATTAGGTTGGGTTTCATATTAA
- a CDS encoding FMN-dependent NADH-azoreductase, translated as MKNILHIISSPRTNGSASRTLGNAIEEKLQEAYPEHSITTLDLLKTPFPHLGEEQVDAWFIPVESRTSEQNEAVKRSDDAIAQLMASDVIVICVPIYNFGIPSALKAYIDHIARGGMTFQYSENGFEGLVKNKKAYIAVASGSVFSEGDYQSYDFVVPYLKSVLGFIGVTDVSVFRAEGLGLPHLQETALEKGIESIVIA; from the coding sequence ATGAAAAACATACTTCATATTATTTCAAGTCCAAGAACAAATGGTTCGGCAAGCAGAACATTAGGAAATGCAATTGAAGAAAAACTACAGGAAGCTTATCCTGAACATTCAATTACCACTTTAGATTTATTGAAAACACCGTTTCCTCATTTGGGTGAAGAACAGGTTGATGCATGGTTTATTCCTGTAGAAAGCAGAACTTCTGAGCAAAATGAAGCGGTAAAACGTTCAGATGATGCAATTGCCCAATTGATGGCTTCGGATGTTATTGTTATTTGTGTTCCGATTTACAATTTCGGAATCCCTTCAGCTTTGAAAGCATATATTGATCACATTGCGCGTGGCGGAATGACCTTTCAATATTCTGAGAATGGTTTTGAAGGTTTGGTAAAAAATAAAAAAGCGTATATCGCAGTTGCAAGTGGCTCTGTATTTTCTGAAGGCGATTACCAATCTTATGATTTCGTAGTTCCTTATCTTAAAAGCGTACTTGGTTTCATTGGAGTTACTGATGTGAGTGTTTTCCGAGCTGAAGGTTTAGGACTTCCGCATCTTCAGGAAACCGCTTTAGAAAAGGGAATTGAAAGTATTGTGATTGCCTAA
- a CDS encoding DUF4292 domain-containing protein produces the protein MKNWAIFLILTLTVLSCKSRKALNQNSSENDSIQIQNSDKNDPKDAKNIQDRLTFYEKIFLHPKFEHVKISSKITASDLRVSPLDATIYIENDKKIWSNITFLIIPAARAIITPEGIKAMDRYNKNYIDSDFDYLNNLLNVNFIDYKTLEKLLMGRTFMHITNSNSKIVKNSEGYQLTSITNQKIVTDEVTREYKVEMQYTEDFNLNWVKLQDVKSNDAIEIVYENWETFPNEVKLPKNVKIIIKGSKTSQILMENTKFDFSRMETPYSVPANYKKIDIK, from the coding sequence ATGAAAAACTGGGCTATCTTCCTGATTCTTACACTGACTGTACTTTCCTGCAAAAGCAGAAAAGCTCTTAATCAGAATTCTTCTGAGAACGACAGCATCCAGATACAAAATTCAGATAAAAATGATCCTAAAGATGCCAAAAACATTCAGGATCGTTTGACATTTTATGAGAAAATATTTCTACACCCAAAATTTGAACATGTAAAAATCAGCAGTAAAATTACAGCAAGTGATTTAAGAGTAAGTCCGCTTGACGCAACAATTTACATCGAAAATGATAAAAAAATATGGTCTAATATTACTTTTTTAATCATTCCTGCAGCAAGAGCAATTATAACGCCGGAAGGAATTAAGGCTATGGACAGATACAATAAAAATTATATCGATTCAGATTTTGATTATCTCAATAACCTTTTGAATGTTAATTTTATTGATTATAAAACTTTAGAAAAACTCTTGATGGGACGTACATTTATGCACATCACCAACAGTAATTCAAAAATTGTAAAAAACTCTGAAGGTTACCAGTTGACTTCTATTACAAACCAGAAGATTGTTACAGACGAAGTTACAAGAGAATACAAAGTAGAAATGCAGTACACCGAAGATTTCAATTTAAATTGGGTAAAATTACAAGATGTAAAATCCAATGATGCTATTGAAATCGTATATGAAAACTGGGAGACCTTTCCGAATGAAGTGAAGCTACCAAAAAATGTTAAAATAATTATAAAAGGTTCTAAAACAAGTCAGATTTTAATGGAAAACACGAAATTTGACTTTTCGAGGATGGAAACACCTTATTCTGTTCCAGCCAATTATAAGAAAATTGATATTAAATGA
- the ribA gene encoding GTP cyclohydrolase II encodes MIKIQAEANVPTEHGNFRMIAFSEDENDWMPHMAVIAENTDFSQPVNVRFHSECITGEVFHSKKCECGQQLDAAMKYMHENGGLIIYLRQEGRNIGIINKLKAYSLQEKGFDTVQANLELGLPADDRNFGIAIEILNQLKIGNINLLTNNPEKVKFVKESNINLNSRVPLQIPANENSKEYLQTKKDFFGHFLDDQK; translated from the coding sequence ATGATTAAAATTCAGGCGGAAGCTAATGTTCCTACAGAGCACGGTAATTTCCGAATGATCGCTTTTTCGGAAGATGAAAATGACTGGATGCCGCACATGGCAGTAATCGCAGAAAATACAGATTTTTCTCAGCCTGTCAATGTACGTTTTCATTCTGAATGTATTACCGGAGAAGTTTTCCATTCAAAAAAATGCGAATGCGGGCAACAGCTTGATGCAGCAATGAAATACATGCACGAAAATGGCGGACTCATCATTTATCTTCGTCAGGAAGGCAGAAACATCGGAATCATCAATAAACTTAAAGCATATTCTCTTCAGGAAAAAGGTTTTGATACGGTACAGGCAAATCTAGAATTAGGTTTACCTGCCGATGACAGAAATTTTGGTATCGCTATCGAAATTCTGAATCAGCTGAAAATAGGAAATATCAACCTTTTAACCAATAATCCAGAAAAGGTAAAGTTTGTAAAGGAAAGCAACATCAACCTCAACTCGAGAGTTCCGCTGCAAATTCCAGCAAATGAAAATAGTAAAGAATATTTACAGACAAAAAAAGATTTCTTTGGTCATTTTTTAGATGACCAGAAATAA
- a CDS encoding helix-turn-helix domain-containing protein encodes MNTIKSISAFHRLLSLPEPKHPMVSVINLSESIFIEDEVWKGFVSRYYCVALKRNATGKIKYGQQHYDYDKGVLSFTAPNQVQYLDLQTMDCENTGYLLIFHEDFLLKHSLAKTISSYGFFSYAVNEALHLSEDEENDLLEIMNKIDKECQHIDHHTQEIILSQIELLLNYSKRFYERQFITRKSGTHQLLTKFETFLNDYFNQESSDKGLLTVHQIAEAMNLSPNYLSDLLRVHTGQNTQQHIHEKLISKAKEKLSTTELSVSEIAYELGFEHSQSFSTLFKKKTNMSPLEFRQSFN; translated from the coding sequence ATGAACACTATAAAATCTATTTCTGCTTTTCACAGGCTGCTTTCGCTTCCTGAACCGAAACATCCGATGGTAAGTGTGATTAATCTTTCGGAAAGTATTTTTATTGAAGATGAGGTCTGGAAGGGGTTTGTGAGTCGATATTACTGTGTTGCTCTGAAACGAAATGCAACCGGAAAAATAAAATACGGACAGCAACATTATGATTATGATAAAGGTGTTTTGAGTTTTACGGCACCGAATCAGGTGCAGTATCTGGATTTACAGACGATGGATTGTGAAAATACGGGTTATTTGTTGATTTTCCATGAAGATTTTCTCCTGAAACACTCGTTGGCAAAGACGATTTCTTCTTACGGATTTTTTTCTTATGCTGTGAATGAAGCTTTGCATTTGTCTGAAGATGAGGAGAATGATTTGCTTGAAATCATGAATAAAATTGATAAGGAATGTCAGCATATCGATCATCATACGCAGGAAATTATTTTGTCGCAGATTGAATTATTGCTGAATTATTCGAAGCGTTTTTATGAGCGACAATTCATCACCCGAAAAAGTGGAACTCATCAGCTTTTAACGAAATTCGAAACTTTTTTGAATGATTATTTCAATCAAGAATCTTCTGATAAAGGGCTTTTAACGGTTCATCAAATTGCTGAAGCGATGAATCTTTCTCCGAATTATTTGAGTGATCTTTTGCGGGTTCATACCGGACAAAATACGCAGCAGCATATTCATGAAAAGCTGATCAGTAAAGCCAAAGAAAAGCTTTCGACGACTGAACTTTCGGTGAGTGAAATTGCGTATGAATTGGGATTTGAGCATTCGCAGTCTTTTTCTACGCTCTTTAAAAAGAAAACAAATATGTCGCCTTTGGAATTTCGACAGTCTTTTAATTAA
- a CDS encoding DUF4254 domain-containing protein, with translation MNFTDTAWKIFNQSIEDYHVLDSVETPVKNPFETDSLERILYAKNWIDTVQWHLEDIIRDENIDPVEALQLKRTIDSSNQKRTDLVEFIDSWFLDKYKNITPKSDAKINTETPAWAVDRLSILALKVYHMSLEANRESASEEHRQNCQAKLDVLLTQKEDLSTSIIQLLTDIENGDVKMKVYKQMKMYNDESLNPILYQKEQK, from the coding sequence ATGAATTTCACCGATACTGCCTGGAAGATCTTCAACCAATCAATTGAAGATTATCATGTATTAGACAGCGTTGAGACACCTGTGAAAAATCCTTTTGAAACAGACAGTTTGGAACGGATTTTGTATGCTAAAAACTGGATTGATACCGTTCAATGGCATTTGGAAGATATTATTAGAGATGAAAACATAGACCCTGTTGAAGCTCTTCAATTAAAGAGGACAATAGATTCTTCAAATCAAAAAAGAACTGATTTAGTGGAATTTATAGACAGTTGGTTTTTAGATAAATATAAAAATATTACTCCTAAATCTGACGCAAAAATAAATACTGAAACTCCCGCTTGGGCTGTTGACAGATTATCTATTTTGGCATTAAAGGTTTATCACATGTCGTTGGAAGCCAACAGAGAATCTGCTTCTGAAGAGCACCGTCAAAATTGCCAGGCAAAATTAGATGTATTGCTTACTCAGAAAGAAGATTTGTCAACTTCAATTATTCAATTACTTACAGATATTGAAAACGGTGATGTTAAGATGAAAGTGTACAAACAAATGAAAATGTACAACGATGAAAGTCTTAACCCAATCCTTTACCAAAAGGAGCAAAAATGA